The proteins below are encoded in one region of Microbispora sp. NBC_01189:
- a CDS encoding GNAT family protein, translating into MFTPPYPIITPRLVLRPFTEADLDDLHAFQSLPEVTRYLYWDARTREETKAALDRKIVGASLAADGDALSVAAALTGGGPVIGDLTLFLRSREHRQGEIGFVFNPAYQGLGLATEAAREVLRIGFEGVGLHRIHGNCDARNIPSARLMERLGMRLEARLVENEFFAGAWSDELVYAMLAREWRASPAASAGHRA; encoded by the coding sequence GTGTTCACCCCGCCGTACCCGATCATCACCCCCCGGCTGGTCCTGCGTCCCTTCACCGAGGCGGACCTCGACGACCTGCACGCCTTCCAATCGCTTCCCGAGGTCACGCGGTATCTCTACTGGGACGCCCGTACGCGGGAGGAGACGAAGGCGGCGCTCGACCGCAAGATCGTCGGCGCGAGCCTCGCAGCGGACGGCGACGCGCTCAGCGTGGCCGCCGCGCTGACCGGCGGAGGGCCGGTTATCGGGGATCTCACGTTGTTCCTGCGCAGCCGGGAGCACCGCCAGGGCGAGATCGGCTTCGTCTTCAACCCCGCCTACCAGGGCCTGGGCCTCGCGACGGAGGCGGCCCGTGAGGTTCTCCGCATCGGGTTCGAGGGCGTCGGGCTACACCGGATCCACGGCAACTGCGACGCGCGCAACATCCCGTCCGCCCGGCTGATGGAGCGGCTCGGCATGCGCCTGGAGGCCCGTCTGGTCGAGAACGAGTTCTTCGCCGGCGCGTGGAGCGACGAACTGGTCTACGCGATGCTGGCGCGCGAATGGCGGGCGTCCCCCGCCGCCTCCGCCGGGCACCGGGCCTGA
- a CDS encoding NYN domain-containing protein: protein MSSAGEGLSRPLPERVRLHVVEVAGQVLGTMPAATVPPPLRGIARFDPRKRARLGSAPIAAQLENDKEFREQVAEALETAWPELVASLAEGTVPPAAEPVLVAAAAYLTRPPGWPDLVEQARTDLEQAAAAGTQREQAETRLREQLAAQRASAREEIDRVREQLKAARAENSDLRRKLHDARERVKAAEARAAELEAGTAEARARAASANGAAETELRRLRERLADTERQLEASRRAAREGRSMEDARVRVLLDALQDAAAGLRKELGLPTTISRPADYVNAIVPGEPGVTAVPARALANDDPQLLDLLLALPNLHLIVDGYNVTKTGYPTLTLADQRARLLTGLGGLAVQARVEVTCVFDGAELNGPVQVSAPRGVRVMFSAPGEIADDLIRTLVRAEPPGRGIAVVSSDREVADSVRRMGARPVPSLLLLRRLGRG, encoded by the coding sequence ATGAGTTCAGCCGGAGAAGGCCTGTCTCGTCCGTTGCCGGAGCGGGTCCGCTTACACGTCGTGGAGGTCGCGGGGCAGGTGCTGGGCACGATGCCCGCCGCGACCGTGCCGCCGCCGCTGCGCGGCATCGCCAGGTTCGACCCGCGCAAGCGCGCCCGCCTGGGCAGCGCACCGATCGCGGCCCAGCTGGAGAACGACAAGGAGTTCCGCGAGCAGGTCGCCGAGGCGCTGGAGACGGCCTGGCCCGAGCTGGTGGCGAGCCTCGCCGAGGGGACGGTGCCGCCGGCGGCCGAGCCGGTGCTGGTCGCGGCGGCGGCCTACCTGACCCGTCCGCCCGGCTGGCCGGACCTGGTCGAGCAGGCGCGGACCGACCTGGAGCAGGCCGCCGCGGCGGGCACGCAGCGGGAGCAGGCGGAGACGCGGCTGCGCGAGCAGCTCGCGGCGCAGCGCGCGTCCGCCAGGGAGGAGATCGACCGGGTCCGCGAGCAGCTCAAGGCGGCCCGCGCGGAGAACTCCGACCTGAGGCGCAAGCTGCACGACGCGCGTGAGCGGGTCAAAGCGGCCGAGGCCAGGGCGGCCGAGCTGGAGGCCGGGACGGCCGAGGCGCGGGCCAGGGCGGCGAGCGCCAACGGCGCCGCGGAGACCGAGCTGCGCAGGCTCAGGGAGCGCCTGGCGGACACCGAGCGTCAGCTGGAGGCCAGCCGCCGCGCCGCCCGCGAGGGCCGCAGCATGGAGGACGCCCGCGTACGGGTGCTGCTGGACGCCCTGCAGGACGCCGCCGCGGGGCTGCGCAAGGAGCTCGGCCTGCCGACCACCATCAGCAGGCCGGCCGACTACGTGAACGCGATCGTGCCGGGCGAGCCCGGCGTGACGGCGGTGCCCGCGCGGGCGCTGGCGAACGACGACCCCCAGCTCCTCGACCTGCTCCTCGCGCTGCCCAACCTGCACCTGATCGTCGACGGCTACAACGTGACCAAGACCGGCTATCCGACGCTGACCCTCGCCGACCAGCGCGCCCGCCTGCTCACCGGGCTGGGCGGCCTCGCCGTGCAGGCGCGCGTGGAGGTGACGTGCGTCTTCGACGGCGCCGAGCTGAACGGGCCCGTGCAGGTCTCAGCGCCGCGCGGGGTGCGGGTGATGTTCAGCGCGCCCGGCGAGATCGCCGACGACCTCATCCGCACGCTCGTGCGCGCCGAGCCGCCGGGGCGCGGCATCGCGGTCGTCTCCTCCGACCGCGAGGTGGCCGACTCCGTCCGCCGCATGGGCGCCCGGCCGGTGCCCTCGCTCCTGCTGCTGCGTCGCCTCGGCCGCGGCTGA
- a CDS encoding C40 family peptidase — protein MAAGLAAVVLLTPLTGAQADPKPTLAQAKAKLSRLNAQADKLVDRYNAAGEKWKSARKKYLALNDDFKKQNARVEALRSGLVTMAVSSYQVGDIGSWGVFYNPDPDTMLSGLATYNHISAERVGRLQQYEGAIQGLKDRRDQTKTVYAEAAKVRSELADEKKKVDALVNEQMKLLRSLGTYNAGNPNSAGVAYKGSASGNALSALQFAYKQVGKPYRYGGSGPDSWDCSGLVQASWAAGGVGLPRTSYEQWAWGASRRVSLDALQPGDLLFHAGFGHVGLYAGDGKVVHAPQTGDVVKIVTLAEYHAIGAVRP, from the coding sequence GTGGCCGCTGGGTTGGCCGCCGTGGTCCTGCTGACGCCGCTGACGGGCGCGCAGGCCGATCCGAAACCCACCCTTGCCCAGGCCAAGGCGAAGCTGAGCCGGCTGAACGCGCAGGCGGACAAGCTCGTGGACCGCTACAACGCGGCCGGTGAGAAGTGGAAGTCGGCCAGGAAGAAGTATCTGGCGCTCAACGACGACTTCAAGAAGCAGAACGCGCGGGTCGAGGCGCTGCGCTCGGGGCTGGTGACCATGGCGGTCAGCAGCTACCAGGTGGGCGACATCGGATCCTGGGGCGTCTTCTACAACCCCGACCCCGACACCATGCTCAGCGGCCTCGCCACGTACAACCACATCTCCGCCGAGCGCGTCGGGCGGCTCCAGCAGTACGAGGGCGCCATCCAGGGCCTGAAAGACCGGCGGGACCAAACGAAGACGGTCTACGCCGAGGCCGCCAAGGTCAGGAGCGAGCTCGCCGACGAGAAGAAGAAGGTCGACGCGCTCGTCAACGAGCAGATGAAGCTGTTGCGCTCGCTCGGCACCTACAACGCGGGCAATCCCAACAGCGCGGGCGTCGCCTACAAGGGCTCCGCGTCGGGCAACGCCCTGTCTGCGCTCCAGTTCGCCTACAAGCAGGTCGGCAAGCCGTACCGCTACGGGGGCAGCGGGCCGGACTCCTGGGACTGCTCCGGCCTCGTCCAGGCCTCCTGGGCGGCGGGCGGAGTCGGCCTGCCGCGTACGAGCTACGAGCAGTGGGCGTGGGGCGCGAGCCGCCGCGTGTCCCTCGACGCGCTCCAGCCGGGCGATCTGCTCTTCCACGCGGGCTTCGGCCACGTGGGCCTGTACGCGGGCGACGGCAAGGTCGTCCATGCTCCGCAGACCGGCGATGTTGTGAAGATTGTCACACTCGCGGAGTACCACGCGATCGGTGCCGTCCGCCCCTGA
- a CDS encoding C40 family peptidase gives MTASVGIAGAQPAAADSVTVTVTKLAAETNARSATTGAAKKAAKKAAKKATRKAVAKRKKLSKATLQLAKAQRAVTTARKQIGDPYRYGASGPGAFDCSGLVTYAWRKAGVRLPRTTWSIRSAVRKKVSWGHFKPGDLIFTSGGGHVGMYVGHGRMIHAPHSGTRVRIDKLDSYRRATFVGAVRPGV, from the coding sequence TTGACGGCATCCGTGGGGATCGCCGGCGCGCAGCCGGCGGCGGCCGACTCGGTGACGGTCACGGTCACGAAGTTGGCCGCGGAGACGAACGCGAGGTCCGCCACCACAGGGGCGGCCAAGAAGGCCGCGAAGAAGGCCGCGAAGAAGGCGACCAGGAAGGCGGTCGCCAAGCGGAAGAAGCTCAGCAAGGCCACGCTCCAGCTGGCCAAGGCGCAGCGAGCGGTCACGACCGCGAGGAAGCAGATCGGCGACCCCTACCGCTACGGCGCCAGCGGACCGGGCGCGTTCGACTGCTCGGGCCTGGTCACCTACGCCTGGCGCAAGGCCGGCGTACGGCTGCCGCGCACGACGTGGTCCATCCGCAGCGCCGTACGGAAGAAGGTGTCCTGGGGTCACTTCAAGCCCGGCGACCTCATCTTCACCAGCGGCGGCGGCCACGTCGGCATGTACGTCGGGCACGGCAGGATGATCCACGCCCCGCACAGCGGCACACGGGTCAGGATCGACAAGCTCGACTCCTACCGCAGGGCGACCTTCGTGGGCGCCGTACGCCCCGGCGTCTGA
- a CDS encoding glycosyltransferase family 4 protein, translating into MANKTLIVTNDFPPRPGGIQAFVHGLASRRPPGSVVVYAPRWKGCEEFDTRQPYEVVRHPSTLMLPTRAVAGRAAALVEDGATVVFGAAAPLGLLAPALRAAGAARIVMLTHGHEASWARLPGARGMLRRIGAGADVVTYLGEYTRRLLAPVIPAPRLVRLAPGVDTEAFRPGAGGGRVRAALGLGDRPVVVCVSRLVPRKGQDVLLRAWPLVLRRVPGAVLLLVGGGPSRRSLERAVAGAGPRGSVVITGSVPWADLPAHYDAGDVFAMPCRSRFGGLDAEGLGIVYLEASATGLPVVAGSSGGAPDAVRHGETGLVVDGRSHTAVAGALCDLLADPARARAMGGRGRAWIEEEWGWERVAARFAALL; encoded by the coding sequence ATGGCGAACAAGACGTTGATCGTCACGAACGACTTCCCGCCCAGACCGGGAGGCATCCAGGCGTTCGTGCACGGCCTCGCCTCCCGCAGGCCGCCCGGCTCGGTCGTCGTGTACGCGCCTCGCTGGAAGGGGTGTGAGGAGTTCGACACCCGCCAGCCGTACGAGGTGGTCCGTCATCCCTCCACGCTCATGCTGCCGACGCGCGCGGTGGCGGGCAGGGCGGCGGCGCTGGTGGAGGACGGCGCCACCGTCGTCTTCGGCGCCGCCGCGCCGCTCGGCCTGCTCGCCCCCGCCCTGCGTGCCGCCGGCGCGGCGCGGATCGTCATGCTGACCCACGGGCACGAGGCGTCCTGGGCACGGCTGCCCGGCGCCCGCGGCATGCTGCGCCGGATCGGGGCGGGCGCCGACGTCGTGACCTACCTCGGTGAGTACACGCGCCGCCTGCTCGCCCCGGTGATCCCCGCCCCCCGGCTCGTACGGCTCGCTCCGGGCGTGGACACCGAAGCCTTCCGCCCCGGCGCGGGCGGCGGGCGGGTCCGGGCGGCGCTCGGCCTGGGCGACCGGCCGGTGGTCGTCTGCGTCAGCCGGCTGGTGCCCCGCAAGGGCCAGGACGTGCTGCTGCGGGCCTGGCCGCTCGTCCTGCGGCGGGTGCCCGGAGCCGTTCTGCTGCTGGTCGGCGGCGGCCCTTCACGGCGGTCGCTGGAACGGGCGGTCGCCGGGGCGGGGCCGCGCGGGTCGGTGGTGATCACCGGGTCGGTCCCGTGGGCGGATCTCCCGGCCCACTACGACGCCGGAGACGTGTTCGCCATGCCGTGCCGCAGCAGGTTCGGGGGGCTCGACGCCGAAGGGCTCGGCATCGTCTATCTGGAGGCGTCGGCGACCGGCCTGCCGGTGGTCGCCGGTTCCTCGGGAGGCGCCCCCGACGCCGTACGGCACGGCGAGACCGGCCTGGTGGTCGACGGCAGGTCGCACACGGCGGTGGCGGGCGCGCTGTGCGACCTGCTGGCCGACCCGGCCCGCGCCCGCGCGATGGGCGGGCGGGGCCGGGCCTGGATCGAGGAGGAGTGGGGCTGGGAACGCGTCGCGGCCCGGTTCGCGGCACTGCTGTGA
- a CDS encoding Nramp family divalent metal transporter — protein sequence MTGCTDVTAGTATGRPTSPGRLARLAGLCGPAFVVAVAYVDPGNFATNMSGGARYGTMLLWVIAVANVLAMFVQALSAKLGIATGRNLPELCRDHLPRPVSLLLWAQAEMVAVATDLAEFIGGAVALNLLFGVPLLPAAAITALVSSLLLLPAPRRRRRFEVTVAAMLAVVLAGFAYQVMLSGSLAGVAGGFVPRLAGPDSLLLATGIVGATVMPHVVYLHSALTQHQGALLRQPGGIPQHHGPLTRQPRALTQIRGARDPRRAALQASRVDIAVALGAAGLVNMAMLTVAAATFDGSDLGGLEAVHAGLGEVLGPGAAVAFALALLASGLASSSVGTYAGQVIMAGFLRRRVPLLARRVVTILPAMAILAVGMDPTRALVLSQVALSFGIPFALVPLVVFTARRALMGDLVNRRATTAAGVAVATVISALNGFLLVEVFTG from the coding sequence GTGACCGGCTGCACCGACGTGACCGCCGGCACGGCCACGGGACGGCCGACGTCGCCCGGACGCCTCGCGCGACTGGCCGGCCTGTGCGGCCCCGCGTTCGTCGTCGCCGTGGCGTACGTCGATCCCGGGAACTTCGCGACCAACATGTCCGGCGGGGCGCGCTACGGGACGATGCTGCTGTGGGTGATCGCGGTCGCGAACGTGCTGGCCATGTTCGTGCAGGCGCTGTCGGCCAAGCTCGGCATCGCCACCGGCCGCAACCTGCCCGAACTGTGCCGCGACCACCTGCCGCGGCCGGTGAGCCTGCTGCTCTGGGCGCAGGCCGAGATGGTCGCCGTCGCCACCGACCTGGCCGAGTTCATCGGCGGGGCGGTCGCGCTGAACCTCCTGTTCGGCGTGCCGCTGCTGCCGGCCGCCGCGATCACCGCGCTGGTCTCCTCGCTGCTGCTCCTGCCGGCGCCACGCCGCCGCCGCCGGTTCGAGGTGACCGTGGCGGCGATGCTCGCCGTGGTGCTGGCCGGCTTCGCCTACCAGGTGATGCTGTCGGGGTCCCTCGCGGGCGTGGCGGGCGGCTTCGTGCCCCGCCTCGCCGGGCCGGACAGCCTGCTGCTGGCGACCGGAATCGTCGGAGCGACCGTCATGCCGCATGTCGTCTACCTGCACAGTGCTCTGACGCAGCACCAGGGGGCTCTCCTGCGGCAACCCGGGGGCATCCCTCAGCACCATGGGCCTCTCACCCGGCAGCCCCGAGCCCTCACTCAGATCCGAGGCGCCCGGGACCCGCGCCGGGCGGCCCTCCAGGCCAGCCGCGTCGACATCGCCGTCGCGCTCGGCGCGGCGGGGCTGGTGAACATGGCGATGCTCACCGTCGCCGCCGCGACCTTCGACGGAAGCGACCTCGGCGGCCTGGAAGCCGTCCACGCCGGGCTCGGCGAGGTCCTCGGCCCCGGGGCGGCGGTCGCGTTCGCGCTCGCCCTGCTCGCCTCCGGCCTGGCCTCCTCCAGCGTCGGCACGTACGCCGGGCAGGTGATCATGGCGGGCTTCCTGCGCCGCCGCGTGCCGCTCCTGGCGCGCCGCGTGGTCACGATCCTGCCGGCCATGGCGATCCTGGCCGTGGGGATGGACCCCACCCGGGCGCTCGTCCTGAGCCAGGTCGCGCTGTCGTTCGGCATCCCGTTCGCCCTGGTCCCGCTCGTCGTGTTCACCGCCCGCCGCGCTCTGATGGGCGATCTGGTCAACCGCCGGGCGACCACCGCGGCCGGCGTCGCCGTCGCCACCGTGATCAGCGCGCTGAACGGGTTCCTGCTGGTGGAGGTCTTCACCGGCTGA
- a CDS encoding manganese catalase family protein, producing MFRHTRHLQFEAKPERPDPVYARKLQELIGGAFGEMTVTMQYLFQGWNCRMPGKYKDLIMDIATEEIGHVEMLATMVARLLEGAPATAVTKMATMDPVVGAVLGGMDPQQAIVAGGGPLPADSNGYPWNGRYIVASGNLLADFRANVAAEAHGRLQTARLYHMTDDPGVKDMLKFNLARDTLHQNLWLKAIEELQSDGLEDVVVPDDLFDEEHAEHAETIWDLSDGIEAQAGGWASGPQPGGRHQFGYLLNPEPLGGLAQAPPPDPKLYDTYDGSMGEPQSPALGTEVGPMDKLKDKFT from the coding sequence ATGTTCCGGCACACCCGGCACCTCCAGTTCGAGGCCAAGCCCGAAAGGCCCGACCCGGTGTACGCGCGCAAGCTCCAGGAACTGATCGGGGGCGCGTTCGGCGAGATGACGGTCACGATGCAGTATCTGTTCCAGGGCTGGAACTGCCGGATGCCCGGCAAGTACAAGGACCTGATCATGGACATCGCGACCGAGGAGATCGGGCACGTCGAGATGCTCGCCACGATGGTCGCGCGCCTGCTGGAGGGCGCGCCCGCGACGGCGGTCACGAAGATGGCCACCATGGACCCGGTGGTCGGCGCGGTGCTGGGCGGGATGGACCCCCAGCAGGCCATCGTGGCCGGCGGCGGGCCGCTGCCCGCCGACAGCAACGGATATCCCTGGAACGGCCGCTACATCGTGGCGAGCGGCAACCTGCTGGCCGACTTTCGGGCCAACGTCGCGGCCGAGGCGCACGGCCGGCTGCAGACCGCCCGGCTCTACCACATGACCGACGACCCCGGCGTCAAGGACATGCTGAAGTTCAACCTCGCCCGCGACACCCTGCACCAGAATCTGTGGCTGAAGGCCATCGAGGAACTCCAGTCGGACGGGCTGGAGGACGTCGTCGTGCCCGACGACCTGTTCGACGAGGAGCACGCCGAGCACGCGGAGACGATCTGGGACCTCTCCGACGGCATCGAGGCGCAGGCGGGCGGCTGGGCGAGCGGGCCGCAGCCCGGCGGCCGCCACCAGTTCGGCTATCTTCTCAACCCCGAACCGCTCGGCGGGCTCGCCCAGGCCCCGCCGCCCGACCCGAAGCTGTACGACACCTACGACGGCAGCATGGGAGAGCCGCAGAGCCCCGCCCTCGGCACCGAGGTCGGCCCCATGGACAAGCTCAAGGACAAGTTCACCTGA
- a CDS encoding AMP-dependent synthetase/ligase translates to MREFSVPVLVDVPPSANCTDVVFQRGVDEPDAVVVRRKDDGAAADAPWTPVTAAQFRNEVAAVAKGLIAAGIEPGDRVALMSRTRYEWTVADYAIWAAGAVGVPVYETSSADQVKWILTDSGAKAAIVETAAHEETVREAVPGLPSLWRIDGGGFAELERLGAEVGDGTLAERRTSRGGRDLATIIYTSGTTGMPKGCRLTHDNLLFTARNVAQGPLEALFEVRGRAALLFLPLAHSFARLIEIVLIETHTVLAHSPNMKNVAPDLREFKPTFLLGVPRVFEKVYNAAEQKATDEGKGKIFHAAVRAAVEWSRAESSGGAGLGVRLRHAVFDRLVYGKLRAATGGALTAAVSGGSALGERLGHFFRGVGIEVFEGWGLTETSAPSTVNIPGANKIGTVGKPFPGVSIRIADDGEVLVKGRHVFDGYWNNERATKEAVDPEGWFHTGDIGGLDDDGYLRITGRKKEILVTAGGKNVAPAPLEDAIRAHRLVSQVMVVGDDKPFIGALVTLDPEALEQWKQANGKSEVGTTDPEILAEVQQAVDGANRLVSKAEQIKKFVILETDLTEESGHLTPSLKVKRNLVMRDFAKQIDELYAH, encoded by the coding sequence GTGCGCGAGTTCAGCGTTCCCGTGCTGGTGGACGTGCCTCCGTCCGCGAACTGCACCGACGTGGTGTTCCAGCGCGGCGTGGACGAGCCGGACGCCGTCGTGGTCCGCCGCAAGGACGACGGGGCGGCGGCGGACGCGCCGTGGACGCCGGTGACCGCCGCGCAGTTCAGGAACGAGGTCGCGGCCGTCGCGAAGGGCCTGATCGCCGCCGGGATCGAGCCCGGCGACCGCGTCGCGCTGATGTCGCGCACCCGGTACGAGTGGACGGTCGCCGACTACGCGATCTGGGCGGCCGGCGCGGTCGGGGTGCCCGTCTACGAGACCTCCTCCGCCGACCAGGTGAAGTGGATCCTGACCGACAGCGGGGCGAAGGCCGCGATCGTGGAGACGGCCGCGCACGAGGAGACCGTACGCGAGGCCGTGCCCGGGCTGCCGTCGCTGTGGCGGATCGACGGCGGCGGGTTCGCCGAGCTGGAGCGGCTCGGGGCCGAGGTGGGCGACGGCACGCTGGCCGAGCGCAGAACGAGCCGGGGCGGCCGCGACCTCGCCACGATCATCTACACCTCCGGCACGACCGGCATGCCCAAGGGCTGCCGGCTCACCCACGACAACCTGCTCTTCACCGCGCGCAACGTCGCGCAGGGGCCGCTGGAGGCGCTGTTCGAGGTGCGGGGACGGGCGGCCCTGCTGTTCCTGCCGCTGGCGCACAGCTTCGCCCGGCTGATCGAGATCGTGCTGATCGAGACCCACACCGTGCTCGCGCACAGCCCGAACATGAAGAACGTCGCCCCCGACCTGCGGGAGTTCAAGCCGACGTTCCTGCTCGGCGTGCCCCGGGTGTTCGAGAAGGTCTACAACGCCGCCGAGCAGAAGGCCACCGACGAGGGCAAGGGCAAGATCTTCCACGCCGCCGTACGGGCCGCCGTGGAGTGGAGCAGGGCGGAGAGCTCCGGCGGGGCCGGTCTCGGCGTGCGGCTCAGGCACGCGGTCTTCGACCGGCTCGTGTACGGCAAGCTGCGGGCGGCGACGGGCGGCGCCCTGACGGCGGCGGTCTCCGGCGGCTCGGCCCTCGGCGAGCGGCTCGGTCACTTCTTCCGCGGCGTGGGCATCGAGGTGTTCGAGGGCTGGGGGCTCACCGAGACCAGCGCGCCCTCGACGGTCAACATCCCGGGCGCCAACAAGATCGGCACGGTCGGCAAGCCGTTCCCCGGAGTGAGCATCCGCATCGCCGACGACGGCGAGGTCCTGGTGAAGGGCCGCCACGTCTTCGACGGCTACTGGAACAACGAGCGGGCCACCAAGGAGGCCGTCGACCCCGAGGGCTGGTTCCACACCGGGGACATCGGCGGCCTCGACGACGACGGCTACCTGCGCATCACCGGGCGCAAGAAGGAGATCCTGGTCACCGCGGGCGGCAAGAACGTGGCGCCCGCGCCGCTGGAGGACGCCATCCGGGCGCACCGCCTCGTCAGCCAGGTCATGGTGGTCGGCGACGACAAGCCGTTCATCGGGGCGCTGGTGACGCTCGACCCCGAGGCCCTGGAGCAGTGGAAGCAGGCCAACGGGAAGAGCGAGGTCGGGACGACGGACCCGGAGATCCTCGCCGAGGTGCAGCAGGCCGTGGACGGCGCCAACCGGCTGGTCTCCAAGGCCGAGCAGATCAAGAAGTTCGTGATCCTCGAAACCGACCTCACCGAGGAGAGCGGCCACCTGACCCCCTCGCTGAAGGTCAAGCGCAACCTTGTCATGCGCGACTTCGCCAAGCAGATCGACGAGCTCTACGCCCACTGA
- a CDS encoding metallophosphoesterase family protein: MRIHVVSDVHGRADALARAGDGADALVCLGDLLLFVDYADHSQGIFPELFGAEKATEYVGLRTAGRFDEARAMSAGLWAALGGDPREHIETAARRQYERIFSAMPTPAYLTYGNVDLPRLGTDHLRPGQRVLDGEVVEIGGLRFGFVGGGLRTRYRTPNEIDDEEFARKVEAVGEVDVLCCHIPPAIPELLYDVVARRFERGSEATLEAIRRTQPRFALFGHVHQPLAGRARVGRTECVNVGHFRGRGTPFALEW, encoded by the coding sequence ATGCGAATCCACGTCGTCAGCGACGTCCACGGCCGGGCCGACGCGCTCGCCCGCGCGGGCGACGGGGCCGACGCGCTCGTCTGCCTCGGCGACCTGCTCCTCTTCGTGGACTACGCCGACCACTCGCAGGGCATCTTCCCCGAGTTGTTCGGCGCGGAGAAGGCGACCGAGTACGTCGGGCTGCGCACGGCGGGGCGCTTCGACGAGGCGCGGGCGATGTCGGCCGGGCTGTGGGCGGCCCTCGGCGGTGACCCGCGGGAGCACATCGAGACGGCGGCCCGCCGCCAGTACGAGCGGATCTTCTCGGCCATGCCGACGCCGGCCTATCTCACGTACGGCAACGTGGACCTGCCGCGCCTGGGGACCGATCACCTGCGCCCGGGGCAGCGGGTCCTGGACGGGGAGGTCGTGGAGATCGGCGGGCTGCGGTTCGGGTTCGTCGGCGGCGGCCTGCGCACGCGGTACCGCACGCCGAACGAGATCGACGACGAGGAGTTCGCGCGCAAGGTCGAGGCCGTCGGCGAGGTGGACGTGCTGTGCTGCCACATCCCGCCGGCCATCCCCGAACTGCTCTACGACGTGGTCGCCCGGCGGTTCGAACGGGGGAGCGAGGCCACCCTGGAGGCGATCAGGAGGACGCAGCCGCGGTTCGCGCTGTTCGGCCACGTGCACCAGCCGCTCGCCGGACGCGCCCGGGTCGGCCGTACGGAGTGCGTCAACGTCGGCCACTTCCGCGGCCGCGGCACGCCGTTCGCCTTGGAATGGTGA
- a CDS encoding SRPBCC family protein, which produces MADRTSSSITIGAGRSTIMAVIADFPAYPQWAGQVKAAEVLETDEDGRATRVRFVLDAGVISDEYVLGYDWDDDAGVSWRIVDAGRMVSGLTGSYRLTGNGAGTEVTYDLAVDLKVPMIGMIRRKAEKVIVDTALKGLKRRVEGR; this is translated from the coding sequence ATGGCTGATCGCACTTCGTCGAGCATCACGATCGGCGCCGGCCGGTCGACAATCATGGCCGTCATCGCCGACTTCCCCGCGTACCCGCAGTGGGCGGGCCAGGTGAAGGCGGCGGAGGTGCTGGAGACGGACGAGGACGGCCGTGCCACCCGGGTCCGTTTCGTCCTCGACGCGGGTGTGATCAGCGACGAGTACGTCCTCGGCTACGACTGGGACGACGACGCGGGCGTGAGCTGGCGGATCGTCGACGCCGGCCGGATGGTCTCGGGCCTGACCGGCAGCTACCGCCTGACCGGGAACGGCGCCGGCACCGAGGTCACCTACGACCTCGCCGTGGACCTGAAGGTCCCCATGATCGGCATGATCAGGCGCAAGGCCGAGAAGGTCATCGTCGACACCGCGCTGAAGGGGCTCAAGCGGCGCGTCGAGGGCCGATGA